The Armatimonadota bacterium genome segment GGAGACGGGGATCTCCACCCAGGGTTTGGGATTCGGTCTGGGGGAAGCGCCAACGCGCGCGTACTACGTCCTCCTCGGAGTCCTGGTGAGCTCCCTCACCATCTACCAGCTCCTACTCCGGTCCCGATACGGGCTCGCCTTCCGGGCCCTGGGGGAAGACGAGCTGAACGCGGAGCTCTCCGGGATCGACGTGACGCGGTACAAGGTTGGGACCGCAGCCCTGGCTTCAGGCCTTATCGGGCTTGTAGGGGTCCTGTACGCGGACGTCAACGGGTTTATCAGTCCCTCCGTCTTCGCCCTGGGGCACGTGGATATCCCGGTGCTCCTCGCCCTGCTGCTGGGGGGGATAGGGACCACCTTGGGACCCGTGGTGGGAGCAGGACTGTTTACCCTGGTGGACGAGCTCGTGCGCCCCTTCGGGCAGCTCACGGTGCTCACGTACGGCATCCTCCTGGTGGTGCTCTTCCTGGTCTTCCGGGAGGGGGTAGTGCCGTTCGCGGGACGTCTCCTCCTGCGGTTGGGCCGGGTACTCCTCCCGGGTATACCTAGGGAGGCCAGGGCCGGCTCCGGACGTTCCCCCCAGCCGGCAGGTGCGTCAGAGGGGGGTGTGGGACGTTCGGAATCCGCGGGGGGAGGGTAGACTTTTCATTCTTTTGTGAAGGAGGTGAGACGCTTGCGAGAAGGACTTCCTGCTCGACAGATGGACGATGAGGAGGTGGAGCGGCTGCGCTCCGTGTATGTGGATCTGATGGGTTTCGTGCCGCCCCGTATTCAGGCCCGCACGGACCTCCTCTCCCGTGTGGACCCGGAGGGGCTCCGGCTGCAAGAGGCCCTGCGGCGTCACTTCATGTACCCCAAGTGCTTCGACGTGAAGACAGCCCAGTTGATGTTGTTCGGGATGTTGCTCGTGAACCTCCAGGACGCCGCGAAGCTGCACGCCATCGCGGCCCGCCGGGCCGGCGCCACCTGGGAGGAGCTGGCGGCGGTGGTGGGCCTTGCGTTCCTCTTCCGGGGGCTGTCGGCGGCGAACTACGGCTCCCAGATCCTCATGGAGATCGCGCAGGCGGAGGCACAGGAGGCAGAGCAAGCTGCGAGGAGGTGAGGGAAATGGTTCCACCCCTGGTGGCACAGTTGCTGCACGTGGAGCTGCTCACGCCCAAGCCGGAGGAGACCTACTGGTTCTTCCACGACCTCTTGGGGATGGAGGAAACCACCCGTCACGGACCCTCTGTGTACCTAAGAGCATATGAGGACACCTATCACCATACCCTGGTGATCACGGAGGCTCCCACCGCGGGGTTGGGACACATCGCGTGGCGGGCTCCGAGCCCCGAAGGACTGCAGGCGGCCGTGGAGCGGCTGGCGGAGAGCGGCTACGGATGCGGCTGGTCCGAGGGAGATGTGGGGCACGGGCCCGCGTATCGGTTCACCACACCGGAAGGCCACCCCATGGAGATCCTGTGGGAGGTCGAGTACTACCAGGCGCCTCCGGAGAAGCGCACCGCCCTGCGCAACCGGCCACAGCGGCGGCCCCTCCGGGGCGTTCCCGTGCGCCGGATCGACCATGTCAATCTCCTGGCAAGCTCCATTCCTCCCATGCGGCGGTTCTTCCAGGAGGTGCTGGGCTTCCGCCTGCGGGAACAGAAGATCGGCGAAGGAGGAGTGGAGGTCGGTGCGTGGTTGAGCGTAAGCCCGCTTGTCCATGAAGTCGCGGTGATGCGGGATGCCACGGGTCAGCCGGGCCGGTTCCACCATCTTGCCTACTGGTACGGCTACCCTCAGCACCTTCTGGACATCGCGGACATCTTCAGCGATTATGGAGTCCGGATCGAGGCGGGACCTGGCAAGCACGGGACCACTCAGGCCTACTTCCTGTACGTGTTTGAGCCGGGGGGAACCCGCATCGAGCTGTTCGGGGATACCGGGTACCTGATCTTCGACCCGGAGTGGAAGACGGTGGTCTGGGACGTGGCGAACGAAAGCGATCTGGAAAAGAGCAGCATCTGGTTCGGAGGGCGGCTGCCGGACACCTTCTACACCTACGGGGTGCCCTCCAGAACGTGGGAGCCTGCGCCCGTGGGGCGCTGAAGGAGAGAGGGCCGTGGGGAAAAGTCCCTTGGAGGCTTCGGGCCTGCCGTTGTTCTTCCGGATCGATCTGGCCCCGGACCGGATCCTGGGAAGACAAGCGGATGGCGAGAAGATCGTGGTACGTACCGCGGCCCGGTCGCTCTCCACCATGCAGAAGGAAGTCCTGGTAGCCCAGAGCGCCACGCGGGCCACTTGGCGGCTCGCCAGCGACGAGGGGCCCTATCTCCTGGGCGATGATGTAGCGCCTCCGCTCCTGGCCCTTTTCAGCGTGGGGCTGGTAACGGACCTCGCGGAGGCGCTCCAACGGCAGATGGTGTTGCGGGGTGCTCCGCGGAGGCCGGTGCAGCTTCAGCTGGACACCCGCTACACCATGAGAGGTTCGGCGACGCAAGGGACCCTCCGTGCGGGTGCGTACCCCGCCGGAGCTCTCTGTGCTCGGAGTGCTCCCGGAAGCGCTGATCCGGGAGGCGGTATGTGGGGCACCCGCGTACGGCCTTGTGCGTGCCGGACTTGCGAACCGATTCTCCCTAGTCCACAACGGCCGTCCTCTGAGAACGGTACGGGTAAATCCCGCAGATACACCGATCCCTCCGGATCCTCATCCTTTCTTCGACGGGTTGCTTCCCGTGGAAGATCCGGGGGCGGTGGAACGGAACGGGCCCACGCCGAGGACGGAAGAGGACACCAGCCACCCGGGCTCGAGCCTGGCAGAGACGCAGGACCGGACCCTGCATCTCCAGGCCATCTGCGTGCAGACGTCAGAAGGGCTGTGGCACGTGGAGCAGCGCATGTACAACCCCCGCGGGACCATCTTCCGGTTTCTCTGTGACCCATCGGGTATACGGGCCCCTGACCCTCTCACGTACCTCTCCGCAGGGATCGCCTTCTGCTTCATGACCCAGCTGGCACGCTTCGCCCGAATCCGGCGCAAGGACCTGCGGGCCTGCCGGGTGGCGCAGGACACAGGTTTCCGGATGGGAGGGGATGCGGAGCCCGTGGTGACCCACGTCTTTTTGGAGACGAGGAGGACGACGCCTTCGCACAGGAGCTCCTGGCCATGGGGGAGCACACCTGCTTCCTGCATGCCCTGTGCCGTACGGAGATGGAAGTGCAGATCCAGCCGCGCATGGTCTAGAGGATGAGTCGGAGGCTCGGCACGGAAGCCCAACAGGCCCAGCCGGTCCTATACCGGTACCAGCAGATCAAGGAGCACCTCCTCCAGCAGATCCAGTCGGGCAAGCTGCGCACGGGAGACCGGATTCCCCCGGAGGAGGAACTGGCGGAGCGGTTCGGCGTGAGCCGTATGACCGCTCGTCAGGCGGTCATGGAGTTGGTGCGCGAGGGCTGGCTGTACCGTCGGCAGGGCG includes the following:
- a CDS encoding branched-chain amino acid ABC transporter permease, translating into MSGRQLVVHAVPVLAAGGVLVMVPFLLGGSPYGLRIASLMLILATYAVAFNLLFGHTRQLFLCVGALAGLGAYASVILVRDAGFPPLLAAVLATLGAALLGGFLSYVGVRRGLGVLFVGIITVAVSLIFHNLLLGLREYTNGETGISTQGLGFGLGEAPTRAYYVLLGVLVSSLTIYQLLLRSRYGLAFRALGEDELNAELSGIDVTRYKVGTAALASGLIGLVGVLYADVNGFISPSVFALGHVDIPVLLALLLGGIGTTLGPVVGAGLFTLVDELVRPFGQLTVLTYGILLVVLFLVFREGVVPFAGRLLLRLGRVLLPGIPREARAGSGRSPQPAGASEGGVGRSESAGGG
- a CDS encoding carboxymuconolactone decarboxylase family protein, translating into MDDEEVERLRSVYVDLMGFVPPRIQARTDLLSRVDPEGLRLQEALRRHFMYPKCFDVKTAQLMLFGMLLVNLQDAAKLHAIAARRAGATWEELAAVVGLAFLFRGLSAANYGSQILMEIAQAEAQEAEQAARR
- a CDS encoding catechol 2,3-dioxygenase, with the protein product MVPPLVAQLLHVELLTPKPEETYWFFHDLLGMEETTRHGPSVYLRAYEDTYHHTLVITEAPTAGLGHIAWRAPSPEGLQAAVERLAESGYGCGWSEGDVGHGPAYRFTTPEGHPMEILWEVEYYQAPPEKRTALRNRPQRRPLRGVPVRRIDHVNLLASSIPPMRRFFQEVLGFRLREQKIGEGGVEVGAWLSVSPLVHEVAVMRDATGQPGRFHHLAYWYGYPQHLLDIADIFSDYGVRIEAGPGKHGTTQAYFLYVFEPGGTRIELFGDTGYLIFDPEWKTVVWDVANESDLEKSSIWFGGRLPDTFYTYGVPSRTWEPAPVGR
- a CDS encoding OsmC family protein: MLGVLPEALIREAVCGAPAYGLVRAGLANRFSLVHNGRPLRTVRVNPADTPIPPDPHPFFDGLLPVEDPGAVERNGPTPRTEEDTSHPGSSLAETQDRTLHLQAICVQTSEGLWHVEQRMYNPRGTIFRFLCDPSGIRAPDPLTYLSAGIAFCFMTQLARFARIRRKDLRACRVAQDTGFRMGGDAEPVVTHVFLETRRTTPSHRSSWPWGSTPASCMPCAVRRWKCRSSRAWSRG